In the genome of Propionispora hippei DSM 15287, the window TGATGGCCGCAGCCGTTATGAGATTAACGAAGACAGCACCAGCCACCATCATCATCATTTAATATGCCTGTCCTGCGGTAAGGTAAGGGAGTTTGAGGATGATTTGCTGGATGCACTGGAAAGTGCGGTAGCCCGGAAAAGCAATTTTGCGGTGGTGGATCACCAGCTTAAATTTTACGGCTATTGTCAGGAGTGCCAAAAGAAAAGTGAGACCTAGTACGTATTTCACCGGGGAGAATCAGGAGCTGTTTTTGCAGGATATCCGGGCCATTATGAACCTGTTTCAAATAGGTTCCGCTGAACTGCCGCTAGGCCGGACTGTTTGGCAACAGCTAGCGAAAGATAGCTTCTATATTGACAATTATACGGCAGAAGAAGCTAACGCAATCCGGGTCAGCACAACGGTTTTTGTACGGGAGTCCGGGTCAACGGTTTCTTTTGAACAAGCTCAGCATGCGGTTTCCTCGCCGGCGGAAGCGGCTAAGACGGCCCGCCGGCTGGTGCGCCTGAATTTGCTAGTGCTTATGCGGCGGATTACAGGCGAGAAAGGCGGCCCCTGGGGTATTCTGTCCGGGGTGCGGCCTGGTAAAATGGTCCGGAAATTACTGGAGCCCGGTTTGACACCGGAATCGGTGATTGATAAACTGATTGACGATTATGCCCTGGACCAAGATAAGGCTGAGTTGATTGTTGAGGTGGTCGGCCGTCAGAACCGGCTGCCTCAGTTTCGTCATAACGCCAGGCAAATCAGTGTGTATATCGGCATTCCTTATTGTCCGTCCCGCTGCCTGTATTGTTCGTTCCCTGGCTTTGCACTGCCTGCGGAAGCAGCGGTAGGGAGTTTTTTGACGGCGCTGGCAATGGATTTATGCGCTGCCAGGCAATTAATCAACCAATACGGACTGGAAATTCAAACGGTGTATATTGGCGGGGGAACGCCGACCAGCCTGCTCAATGAACAGTTCCGGCAGCTATTGGAAATGGTTAAATTCTTTCTGGGAGAAACCGTTCCTACGGAATATACCGTGGAAGCAGGCCGGCCGGACAGTTTGAATCAGGTCAAACTGGAACTATTGAAGCGGTATGGCGTGAACCGGGTAAGCCTGAATCCTCAGACTATGCAGGAAAAAACTTTAAAACTCATTGGACGAAAGCATACTGTTGAGGATATAATAAGTATGTTCCAAAAATTGCGCAGTATGGATGAGTTTTATATTAATATGGATATTATCGCCGGCTTGCCGGGGGAAACGGAAGCGGATATGCAGGATACCGTTACCCGTATTGCGGCGTTACACCCGGATAATGTAACGGTACACACTTTAGCTTTGAAAAAAGGATCTAGGCTTAAAATGTCGCTGGAGGAATGCAGTGAGTTACTGCCGGGACGCCAAACGACGGAAAACATGTTGGCCATTGCCAGACAAGCCATGGCTGAATTAAACATGCATCCCT includes:
- the hemZ gene encoding coproporphyrinogen dehydrogenase HemZ → MRPSTYFTGENQELFLQDIRAIMNLFQIGSAELPLGRTVWQQLAKDSFYIDNYTAEEANAIRVSTTVFVRESGSTVSFEQAQHAVSSPAEAAKTARRLVRLNLLVLMRRITGEKGGPWGILSGVRPGKMVRKLLEPGLTPESVIDKLIDDYALDQDKAELIVEVVGRQNRLPQFRHNARQISVYIGIPYCPSRCLYCSFPGFALPAEAAVGSFLTALAMDLCAARQLINQYGLEIQTVYIGGGTPTSLLNEQFRQLLEMVKFFLGETVPTEYTVEAGRPDSLNQVKLELLKRYGVNRVSLNPQTMQEKTLKLIGRKHTVEDIISMFQKLRSMDEFYINMDIIAGLPGETEADMQDTVTRIAALHPDNVTVHTLALKKGSRLKMSLEECSELLPGRQTTENMLAIARQAMAELNMHPYYLYRQKYMSGNLENVGYAKAGTECIYNVQIMEENQTILGIGPAATTKAVQPLTGQIKNCYHPKDVHTYMKNLTTYLAERNAVIAGVFE